Below is a genomic region from Terriglobales bacterium.
GTGCGCGGCGGCCTGTCCTTCAAACTGCATTTATATTGAGGCAGCGGAAAATACCGCTGAAAACCGCATCAGCGGCGCCGAGCGTTACGCCAAGGTCTATAACATTGATTACAACCGCTGCATCTTTTGCGGATACTGCGTAGAGGCGTGCCCTACCGATGCCATTACCCACGGGCACGGCTTCGAAATTGCCACCTTTAATGCCACCAACCTGGTCTATCGCAAAGAGCAGATGCTGGCCCCCATGCCAGCACATCAAGGTGACAACGCAGTCTTCAATTCAGCCGAGCAGATAAGCACAAAATAAACAGGATTTCCTGTGTTTGCCAGCCGGCTGATAAGCCGGCTTTAATTTTTTAACCACAAATACGAGCAAGCCAGGAATGGGAAGTTTCCTGATTAGCCTCTATTTGTTAACTTAATACGAGTAACTTAAATGACCGATTTTCTCAAAACCGTACGCGAGCGCGTTGTGATTTACGACGGCGCAATGGGAACTTCTATCCAGAAGTACCAACTCAGTTTGGACGATTACTGGGGCAATGAAGGCTGCAGCGAAATCCTAGTGCTCAGCCGTCCTGATGTCATCAAAGAGATCCATGCCAGCTATCTGCAGGTGGGCGCCGATGTGATTGAAACTAATACTTTCGGCGGAACCCGCATTGTACTGGGCGAATACAACCTGCAAGCAGACGTAAGGAAGATCAACATTGCGGCAGTGCAATTGGCGCGCGAGGCGGCGCACGCTTTTTCCACGCCCACGCGGCCACGCTTTGTCGCTGGTTCGATTGGCCCGAGCACCAAACTGCCGTCTTTAGGACACATCAGTTACGACGATATGGCTGCTGCCTTTCTCGAGCAGGCAAGTGCGCTGATTGAAGGCGGCGTGGATGTACTGTTGGTCGAAACCTGTCAGGACATTCTACAAGCCAAGATCGCATTGGCCGCAGTTGCGGATGCCATGAAGGCGGCTGGCAAGCGTCTCCCTGTGACCGTGCAGGTCACGCTGCAAGAGAGCGGAGTCATGCTGCTGGGAACAGAGATCAGTGCTGCACTCACGGCGCTTGAGCCGTTTGATGTGGACGTGATTGGTTTAAACTGCGCCACCGGCCCGCACGAGATGAACGATGCAGTTCGCTATCTCGGCCACAACTCGACTAAACATGTTTCTGTGTTGCCGAATGCCGGGCTCCCCCACAACGAAGGCGGGCGAGCAGCGTACAAGCTTACTCCGGAAGAACTGGCTGACTATCACAAGCGCTTCATCGAAGAGTATGGCGTACGCATTGTGGGCGGATGTTGCGGCACTACGCCTGACCACATCCGGGCTGTAGTGGAAGCTTGCGCGAATTTGCAGCCCGCAGCTCGCGACGTGAAGCCGACTGCGGCGGCGTCGAGTGCTTATACTTCAATCCCGCTTGATCTTGATCCCAAGCCGCTCATCGTGGCTGAGGAGATGAACACTACCACGCGGGTCGAGCACTTCCGCAACCTGGTGCGCAGTGAAAATTACGACGAAATCCTGGCATTGGCCAAAAAGCTGGTCAACGAGGGCTCGCACATGCTCGATCTGTGCTGTGCCATCGTGGGCGAAGACGAAAAAGGATACATGTCGCACGTACTGGAAAAGATCGCCACACGCGTGCCAGCGCCGATCCTCGTGGATTCGACTGAAGCCGATGTAATTGAAGAAGGGCTGAAGCGCATTCCAGGCAAGGCGATTATCAACTCTATCAACCTGGAAGACGGCGAAAAGCGCACGTCGAAAGTTCTGCCCATGGCCAAGCGCTATGGGGCAGCGGTGATTGCCCTGACCATTGATGAGCAGGGCATGGCGCTGACGGCCGAGAAAAAAATTGCCGTCGCTAAGCGGATATATGATCTGGCGACGAACAAGTATGGCATTCATCCCAGCGATCTGATTTTCGATGCGCTGACCCTGCCGATTTCGACCGGACAGGAAGACTATCGCACGGCCGGCATCGAGACCTTGAATGCTGTGAAGGGCATTAAGCAGGAGCTGCCTGAGGTCAAGACGATCCTTGGGGTAAGCAACATCTCTTTTGGCTTGAGTGCTTATTCTCGCCGTGTCCTGAACAGCGTATTCATGCACAATGCTGTGGATTATGGCCTGGATATGGCCATTGTGAATTACAGCAAAATCTATCCGTTGTATAAGATTCCTGAAGTAGAAGTTGAACTGGCGCGCAAGCTGATCTTTCACGACACCAGCAATGGCGATCCGTTGCAGAAGTACATGGCACACTTTGCCGGAGTGCAGGGCAATACTGAAGCTGTTGAGGAAGATATCTCGCAGCTTACGGTGGAAGACCGTCTCAAACGCTGCATCATCAACGGTGAGAAGGCCCTGGGTGACGGAGCGAGCAGAATAGCGCTAGAGCA
It encodes:
- the nuoI gene encoding NADH-quinone oxidoreductase subunit NuoI, yielding MVSAFHIEIPFGEKSGNHLYYFFMAIIKDIAGIAKGMSITFREMFKPTVVENYPDGKGPLSGAVFQERFRGVHVLQRDENGLEKCVACFLCAAACPSNCIYIEAAENTAENRISGAERYAKVYNIDYNRCIFCGYCVEACPTDAITHGHGFEIATFNATNLVYRKEQMLAPMPAHQGDNAVFNSAEQISTK
- the metH gene encoding methionine synthase; its protein translation is MTDFLKTVRERVVIYDGAMGTSIQKYQLSLDDYWGNEGCSEILVLSRPDVIKEIHASYLQVGADVIETNTFGGTRIVLGEYNLQADVRKINIAAVQLAREAAHAFSTPTRPRFVAGSIGPSTKLPSLGHISYDDMAAAFLEQASALIEGGVDVLLVETCQDILQAKIALAAVADAMKAAGKRLPVTVQVTLQESGVMLLGTEISAALTALEPFDVDVIGLNCATGPHEMNDAVRYLGHNSTKHVSVLPNAGLPHNEGGRAAYKLTPEELADYHKRFIEEYGVRIVGGCCGTTPDHIRAVVEACANLQPAARDVKPTAAASSAYTSIPLDLDPKPLIVAEEMNTTTRVEHFRNLVRSENYDEILALAKKLVNEGSHMLDLCCAIVGEDEKGYMSHVLEKIATRVPAPILVDSTEADVIEEGLKRIPGKAIINSINLEDGEKRTSKVLPMAKRYGAAVIALTIDEQGMALTAEKKIAVAKRIYDLATNKYGIHPSDLIFDALTLPISTGQEDYRTAGIETLNAVKGIKQELPEVKTILGVSNISFGLSAYSRRVLNSVFMHNAVDYGLDMAIVNYSKIYPLYKIPEVEVELARKLIFHDTSNGDPLQKYMAHFAGVQGNTEAVEEDISQLTVEDRLKRCIINGEKALGDGASRIALEQILEMALEKYSPLEIINNVLLDGMKTVGELFGARKMQLPSVLDSASVMKQAVAYLEPKMEKVEGGSQKGTIVLATVKGDVHDIGKNLVDIILSNNGYRVVNLGIKQPADTIIAAAQQHKADAIGLSGLLVKSTLEMKYVLQDLHTQKLDFPVICGGAALTRKYVEDDLRREYSNGVFYADDAFGGLHIMQDLVSANGAREARLTEGKTIKKFARAVAASTDTAVEVSTTPSTVVQPLAELPKPKFYGVHTRKDFDLKEIFQYVNELALFKNQWQLKTASASDYGRLVEEKYRPIFLKLQDEIIREGWFEPKAVYGYFACQSDGNDVILYESPEGEHEIQRFTFPRQREGRKLCIADFFASRASGRKDVIGLSCVTIGDRASEINKKLFEGGEFTRYLYLHGLSVETAEALAEYLHKKIREDLGIAGDDAPRVSDLFHQKYRGSRYSFGYPACPNLEDQSKLFAVLHPEEAINVRLTDTWQLEPEQSTSAIVVHHPQAKYFMMN